The stretch of DNA GGGCGCACGAGCAGGGCTACACCGGCTCCGGCGCGACGGTCGCGGTGATCGACACCGGCGTGAACCCGCATCCGCGGCTGCAGCTGAACGGCGGCGGAGGTAGCGCCGTGCCGGACGGCGGGGCGAACTCCGACTGCGACGGCCACGGCACCGTGGTCGCCGGGATCATCGGGGCCTCCGACTCCCCCGAGACGGGATTCACCGGAGTGGCGCCCGATTCGACGATCATGTCGATCCGCCAGTCCTCCCAGCTGTTCCAGGACAAGCAGCAGAACAAGACGGTCGGCGACACGCAGTCGATGGCGCAGGCCGTGCAGCACGCCGTCGACCAGAACGTCAGCGTCATCAACATCTCGCAGTCGTCCTGCCAGCCGATGGCGCAAGCGATGGCGGACCTCGGCGACCACAACAACCGACTGGGCAACGCGGTCAAGAACGCCTACGACAAGGGCATCGTCGTCGTCGCTGCTGCGGGCAACACGCAGGACAGCTGCCAGAAGAACCCGTCCGGTTCCCCGACCACCGCGGTGCTGCCCGCCTGGTTCGACAAGTACGTGCTCACGGTCGGGTCGGTCGGACAGCAGGGCCAGCCGTCGGAGTTCACCGTCCCCGGCCCGTGGGTGGACGTCGCAGCGCCCGGCGAGAACCTCACCGGGCTCGACCCGGGCAAGGGCGGCACCACGGTCGTCAACCAGCTCGCGACCGGGCAGGGCGGCCAGCCGGGCCCGATCCAGGGCACCAGCTTCGCCGCGCCCTACGTCTCCGGGCTGGCGGTGCTGATCAAGCAGAAGCACCCCGAGCTGTCCGCGGGCGAAGTGATGGACCGGATCGAGAAGACCGCGCTGAGCCCCGGCGGGCCGAACGGCCGCAACGACATCGTCGGCTACGGCCTGATCGACCCGATGGCCGCACTGGACAACGTGATCCCCGCCGAGCACGGGCAGCGGCCAGCGCCGGTCAAGCCCGCCCGGCTCGGTGCGGACGTGATCCCGCAGCCGAACTGGCTCGCGCTGACGATCGCCTTCGGCGGCTCGCTCGGCGGCATCGGGGCGGTGCTGTTCACGGCGTTCCTGGTGCGCGCGCGGCGCGCCGTGCGGGCGCGGGAAGCAGGGCAGGACGCGGAGTAGCGGCGCGGAACGGCCGGCGAACGGCCCGGAATCGTCCTGGCGCGGATGGTTCGGGCCGTTTGTTCTGCGCAGTGCAACCCCCGACCGCACTCCTCCGGGATTCGGTGCCGAATCATCACGCCTCGTGGAAATGCTCCGGACGGAGCGTGTCAAAACGCCTTCACGCCCCGGCGCAAAATCGGCGTTCACATTTTCGTTACGCATCGGATGTCGCCCGGCCGTTGACGATGACCCGGCCGCGAACAATGCACCGAAAACCACGGATCCCATATCGCGGTCACCGCGCAAAAATCCGCCCGCGACCCGATGGGCCGGCGGGCGGATTCTGCGGACGACCAGAGCGTTCCGGTCAGCTCCCGGCAGTGCCGGATTGCTGCTGCGCCTGCGGCGGCGGCCGGTTCACCCCGCCCGGCGGCACCGGGATGGAGTCGTAGACGAAGCTCGCCTGCGCCGGATCGAGGAAGTCACCGCGCGGCAACGTGCCAAGAATCCGCGCCGGCCCCGCCTTGATCGACCCGGGGTTGTTGGTCACGCCCAGCCCCTGCGCCGTCTTCCCGTCCTTCACGCCGTAGACCACGCCCTGGTCGGACACCAGGTAGATCGGCCCGGACTCGGCACCCGGCTCGTTGAACGCCGCGCGCACCACCCCGGCCTTGCCAGCGGGCATGTAGAAGTAGTCCACGTTCGGGCCGGTCCCGTCGAACTGGGCCAGCTTCACCGGCGCGGCCTTCGCCGGGCTGCCCTTGTTCGTGGTGACCGTGATGTGCTGCCCGCCGTTGATGTTGCGCCAGCTCAGGCAGGACGTGTCGGCCTGCTGGAACGGCACCGGCTTCGGCACCACGGTCGGGAAGGTCTCCAGCGCCATCTGCTGCCCGTCCGGTGCGGACTGCGCGTCGGTGATCGTGCCGGTGGCGTTCGGAATGCCTTCCGAGCGCGGCTTGTCCGCGTGCAGCACGGCGGCCGCACCGGCGCTGATCTCCTGCTTCCCGCTGGGCAGCAGCACGTAGAACTTGTCCGGGTTGCCCGCGACGGTCTGGCGGACCACGTCACCGGAGTCGTAGGAGTTCTGCATGTAGTCGACCGTGCCGCTGGGCGCCTCCGGGATCCGCAGCTCCGGCACCTCCGGGACGGCGTTGAGCATCTTCGTGCTGATGGTGCGCGGGGTCTGCCCGTTCAGCCCGTAGATGTCCATCACGGCCCGCTCGGAGCGGTCCACCTTCGCCTTCACCGTGCGGGTGTTCGGGTTGCCCGGCGCACCGTCCACCCGGTACATCAGGTATTCCTGCCCGGACGCCTGGTCCCGCACGAACAGCGACTGGTTCTCGGCCAACTCGGTGCCGTGGTTGGGATCCCCGCCGATGACGGTGGTCTCCACGTTCGCCGGGCGCGCCGAGCCGGAGACGTTGAGGTCGTCGGCGACCTGGCCCACGTCGCAGATCGCCCAGGACGGATCGGCGATGTTGTTCGGGTCCGGCAGGTAGTTCGGCGCGTTGACCATCCCGGTGCGCGGCCCGCGCGGGAATTCGCCCAGCGCGGCCTCCTTTACGGTGGTGGCCTGCACCGCCTGCCCGCCCTGGCCACCACCCTGGGCCATCACCAGCAGCTTCGCCGATGCCATGTTCAGCATCGGGATCAGCCGCTTCTGCGCCTGCTGGTCGGCGGTGACGACGTATACGCTGCCGCTGTCCTTGCCGATCACGATCGAGCCCGGCTGCGGCACCGAACCCTTGCCGCCGAACAGTCCCCACACCAGGAATCCGATGATGCCGATGCAGGCGAGGATCGCGCCCGCGACGGTCGCGCGCTTATGCGAACCCATCGGATCGTGCAGCATCACGGCGTCTTTGCGGACCAGTGCCGATTCCATGCGGCGAAGGACGAACCGGTACGCCTGGACCTGTGACTTCGTTGTGGGTGTTGATGCCATTCTTCGCCTACAGCTCTCCCGTCCGAGGTACGGTTCCGCAGGATAGCCGCCGAGAGTCCGCGAACGGGTCCGATCCGCCGAGTCCGTGGGCATTCTTTCGCGCGGCCGCCGAACGACCTGGTTAGCGCGCCGCGCGCACTACCTGCGAGGGGAAGAGACCGAACGGATGTCCGTCAGCACGCAACATCCGGCCCAGCCGAACGCCTCCGCTCCCGGCGGCGCCCGCACGCGCATCCGCGCGCGGCGGCGCACCATCGGCGCGAGCCTCGGGGCGATGCCGGTGGCCAACATCGTCGTCATCGAGGTCGGCCTGGCGATCGGCTTGATCCTGGTGTGGCTCAACGAGCTGCTGTGGCCGGTGGCCGCGGGCGTTGCCGGACTCGCGTTGATCATCGCGCTGCTGCGCAGGCGCGGGCGGTGGTTCACCCAGTGGTTCGGACTGGTGCTGCAGTACCGCACCCGCAGCCACACCCGCCGGTCCGAACCGCCGTCCGCGGACGTCAGCGAACTCGCCGAGGACATCAACGGCGACGGCATCATCGGCCCGGACGAGAACCACCGCGTGGCGCTGCTGCGGATCGCCGTCGAGGACCTGGTCGTCGCGCGCGGCCGGGACCACGACCGCAATCCCGTCGGTTTGGCCTGGCACGACGGCAAATGGACCGCGGTGCTGATGGTCGACCCGACCCCGCCGCTGCTCAAGCCCACCGAGACCGCGTTGAACCTGCCGCTGGGCGTGCTCGCGCCCTGCCTGGAGGACCGCGGCGTGGTGCTGGACGCGATCCAGGTCATCTGGCACTGCTACCCCGGCAGTTCGTCGCTGCCCGCGGATTCCCCCGCGCTGAACTCGTACCTGGAGATGGTGGGGCCGACCGCGGCGGCCGCGCGCCGCAGCACGTGGGTGGCGGTCCGGCTGGACCCGCAGCGCTGCGCGAAGGCCGTCGGCGAACGCGGCGGTGGCGTGGTCGGTGCGCACCGGGCGCTGATCGGCGCGCTCTCCCGGGTGCGCAACGCGCTCAGCGGATGCGGCATCCCAACCCGTCCGCTGGACCCGGACGAGCTGCTGCAGGCGGGCATCTCCTCGGCCGAGCTGAACGACTCGCTGCGCGAACAGCGCCCGGTCGGGCTGACCGAGCGGTGGAACAGCGTCACCGCGGGCAGCGTCGGGCACTCCAGCTACGCGATCACCGGCTGGCCGAACCACATGAGCGACAGCATCAACGCACTGACCGGCGTGCGGGCGCTGTCCACCAGCATCGCGATGTCCATCGCACCGTCCGGTGAGGACGGTGAGGTCGGGCTGCGCGGCCTGGTCCGGGTCAGCGCCCGGACCCCTTCGGCCCTGAACGCTTCGGACGAACGACTGCGCGAGATCAGCAACCGGCTCAACCTGACCCTCACCCCGCTGCGCGGGATGCAGCTGGCCGGGCTGACCGGAACGCTGCCGCTGGGAGGTGCGGCATGAGCCGAACCCGGACCTTGGACACCCCGGGCAACGTCAACGGCACCGCACCGGAGTTCCTGGTGCGCCCGGAGATGCTGGACGTGGTGAGCCCGCCGGGTGACCGCGGCGGCATGGTCATCGGCAAGGGCGCGCGTGGCGAGTCGGTAACCGCCTCGATCCTGCGCCCGGACCCCACCCGCGTGGTCACCGTCGGCGGGCTGTACCTGGCCCGGCAGATCGCGCTGCGCGCCATCGCCACCGGCGCGTGGGTCACCATCGCCACCGGCAGGCCCGCGGCGTGGAAGACGGTGGAGCACGCGGCGGGCAAGCTCGCGGACGGCAGCCAGGTACCGCTGGTTCAGCTGCGCAAGCTGCAGCCCTACGACCTTCCGCGGCCCACCGAGGACGCGCCGCTGCTGATGATCCACGACGGCGGTGCGGTGCCGCAGGAGCTGTTCCCGCCGCGCGCCCCGTGGCAGACCACGATGTACGTGCTGCCCTACCTGCACCCGCAGGCGGGCAGCGGTACGGCCACGAACACCGCGGATCTGGTGCTGCTGCAGCGGTTGCCGTTGCAGCAGGCGCAGCTGGCGGCCCGCTTCTGGTACTTCGATCCCTCGACGCGCGTCCAGCAGCTGACCCAACTCCCCGACGACGGAGTGATCGCCCTCGGCAACAACATGTGGGCCCCGATCACGCTGGTCACGAACCCCAAGGAGCAGGACATCCTCGGCCCCATCCGCCGCGGCGACTGACCCCGCGCACACCGTTCGCGCTCCCGGAGTGAACGGCCTGTTCGTCCGAATAGATTGGTCAAACGGTCCGTTCGCTCGCGCGCTCCGGGTGGGCGAGTGCCGGGCCGACACGCCCGCACGCCACCCGTTCCGCCCAGTCCTTCCAGGAGCGAACGGACCGTTGGTCCGGCTAGACCGGGCGAACAGTCCGTTCGCTCGCTGCGAATGCAGAGTTCGGGGGAGCTCGGGCGGGCGCGTCGGGCGCGCCGGTCAGGTCTTGATCTCGCCGTAGCGGGCCAGGGACTCCTGGCGTTCGTGGTGGTGCTCGACGATCGGGCCGGGATAGCCGTTCGGCGGCCCGTCGGGCAGTTTCCACGGCTCGTGCGTCGACTTGGCGCTGAGCCCGCGCAGTTCCGGGACGAACTCGCGCACGTAGGCGCCGTCCGGGTCGAACCTCGTGCCCTGGGTGATCGGGTTGAAGATCCGGAAGTACGGCGCCGCGTCGGTGCCCGTCCCGGCCGCCCACTGCCAGCCGTGCTGGTTCGAGGCCAGGTCCCCGTCGACCAGGTGCCGCATGAAGTGCCGGGCGCCCCACCACCACGGCAGGTGCAGGTCTTTGACCAGGAAACTCGCCACCACCATGCGAATCCGGTTGTGCATCCACCCGACCGCGAGCAGCTGCCGCATCCCGGCGTCGACCACGGGGAATCCGGTGCGTCCGGCGCACCACGCCTCGAACCGCTCCCAGGCGTCGGCGCCGGTGTCCAGCCGCATCCGATCGAACCGCGCGTCGAAGTTGCGCCGCGCGCTTTCCGGCCAGTGCCACAGCACATCGGCGTAGAACTCGCGGAACGCCAGCTCGTTGCGGTAGCTGTCGACGCCTTCGCCGCCGCGCCCGTCCAGATCAGCCAGCAGCGTCCGCGGGTGCACGCACCCCCAGCGCAGGTACGGCGACATCCGGCTCGTCCCGGCGTGGTCCGGGCGGTCCCGGTCCCGCTCGTATTCGTGCACAGTGGACTTGAGGAATTCCCGCCAGCGCTTCTTCGCCGCGGACTCCCCCGCAGGCGGCAGCACCAGTTCGCCGAGTTCCTCGTCGTCCGGGATCGGCACCGCACCTACCCGGCGCGGCAGCGTCCAGTCCGCAGCGGACGCGCTCGTGCGGGCGGGCTTCGGGCGGCCGTGCTCGTCCCATGCGCGGCGGAACGGCGTGAACACCTTGTACGGCGCGCCGTCCCGCTTGGTGATCCGGCCAGGGGTGACCGCGTACGGCGAACCGGTCGGCACCCACTCGACATCGGCTCCCAGCGCTTCCCGGCCCCGCAGCGCTTCCCGGACCCGCTCATCGCGGCGGCGTCCGTACGGCCCGGTGTCGGCGGAGACGTGCACGCTGCTCGCGCCCGTCCGCTCGGCCAGTTCCGGCACCACCCGCTCCGGCTCACCGCGCAGCACCAGCAACTTCCCGCCGAGCTGCTCGTCGAGTTCCCGCAGGCACCGGTACAGGAACGTGCGGCGCGCAGGCCCTGACGGCCCGAGCAGCGCCTCGTCCAGCACGAACAACCCGATCACCGGGCCGCGGCGGGCCGCTTCCTGCAACGCCGGGTGATCACCGAGGCGTAGGTCGCGGCGGAACCACAGAATCGCGGGTGCGCTCATGCCCGGACCATACGGCCGCGAACGCGAAACGGCCCCGTCACCGGCCGATGGCCGGTCCGGGGCCTGCCCGACGATTCAGAGCTCGATTCAGCGCTCGCCGATGGGCTGGTAGGAGCGCTCGGCCGCGCCGGTGTAGACCTGGCGCGGACGGCTGATCTTGCGGGCCGGGTCGACCAGCATCTCCCGCCAGTGCGCGATCCAGCCGGGCAGCCGGCCGAGCGCGAACAGCACGGTGAAGTACTTCGTCGGGAACCCCATCGCCTTGTAGATCAGGCCGGTGTAGAAGTCGACGTTCGGGTACAGCTTGCGCTCGACGAAGTAGTCGTCGGCCAGCGCCCGCTCCTCCAGCCGCATCGCGATGTCCAGCAGCGGGTCGTTCGCGCCGAGCTTGCTCAGCACCTCGTCGGCGGTCTTCTTCACGATCGCCGCGCGCGGGTCGTAGTTCTTGTACACCCGGTGCCCGAAGCCCATCAGCTTCACACCGGGCTCCTTGTTCTTGACCCGGTTGACGAACGAATCCACGTCGTCGCCGTTGTTGTGGATGCCTTCCAGCATCTCCAGCACCGCGCTGTTCGCCCCGCCGTGCAGCGGCCCGAACAGCGCGTTGATGCCCGCCGAGGTGCTGGCGAACAGGTTCGCCTCCGAGGAGCCGACCATCCGCACCGTGGAGGTCGAGCAGTTCTGCTCGTGGTCGGCGTGCAGGATGAACAGCAGGTCCAGCGCGCGGGTCAGCGCGGGGTCGACCTCGTAGGGCTCGGCGGGGAACCCGAAGGTCATCCGCAGGAAGTTCTCCACCAGCCCCAGCGAGTTGTCCGGGTACAGGAACGGCTGGCCGACGGACTTCTTGTAGGCGTAGGCGGCGATCGTGGGCAGCTTCGCCAGCAGCCGCACGGTGGACAGCTCCACCTGGTTCTCGTCGAACGGGTCGAGGCTGTCCTGGTAGAAGGTGGACAGCGCGGACACCGCCGAGGACAGCACCGGCATCGGGTGCGCGTCGCGCGGGAAGCCGTCGAAGAACTGCTTGAGGTCCTCGTGCAGCAGGGTGTGCCGCTGGACCCGGTCGTTGAACTCGTCGTACTGCGCCTGGGTGGGCAGCTCACCGTAGATCAGCAGGTAGCTGACCTCGATGAAGTTCGACTTGGCGGCCAGCTCCTCGATCGGGTAGCCGCGGTAGCGCAGGACACCCGCGTCCCCGTCGATGTAGGTGATGTTGGACTCGCAGGACGCGGTGTTGACGAAACCCGGGTCCAGCGTCACCAAACCGGTCTGGGACAGCAGCTTCCCGAGATCCACACCGGGCGAGCCTTCGGTGGGCTGCGTCACCTGCATTTCGTGCTCGCCA from Saccharopolyspora sp. SCSIO 74807 encodes:
- the mycP gene encoding type VII secretion-associated serine protease mycosin — translated: MTSRTNRSLRRALALSAVVGVTVFGPAMPASAEDPLDFQPPELTPATPPSGPLGVTGNYEAAQGCMQPNSGGTSVQEKPWSQRTLGFERAHEQGYTGSGATVAVIDTGVNPHPRLQLNGGGGSAVPDGGANSDCDGHGTVVAGIIGASDSPETGFTGVAPDSTIMSIRQSSQLFQDKQQNKTVGDTQSMAQAVQHAVDQNVSVINISQSSCQPMAQAMADLGDHNNRLGNAVKNAYDKGIVVVAAAGNTQDSCQKNPSGSPTTAVLPAWFDKYVLTVGSVGQQGQPSEFTVPGPWVDVAAPGENLTGLDPGKGGTTVVNQLATGQGGQPGPIQGTSFAAPYVSGLAVLIKQKHPELSAGEVMDRIEKTALSPGGPNGRNDIVGYGLIDPMAALDNVIPAEHGQRPAPVKPARLGADVIPQPNWLALTIAFGGSLGGIGAVLFTAFLVRARRAVRAREAGQDAE
- the eccB gene encoding type VII secretion protein EccB, translated to MPTDSADRTRSRTLGGYPAEPYLGRESCRRRMASTPTTKSQVQAYRFVLRRMESALVRKDAVMLHDPMGSHKRATVAGAILACIGIIGFLVWGLFGGKGSVPQPGSIVIGKDSGSVYVVTADQQAQKRLIPMLNMASAKLLVMAQGGGQGGQAVQATTVKEAALGEFPRGPRTGMVNAPNYLPDPNNIADPSWAICDVGQVADDLNVSGSARPANVETTVIGGDPNHGTELAENQSLFVRDQASGQEYLMYRVDGAPGNPNTRTVKAKVDRSERAVMDIYGLNGQTPRTISTKMLNAVPEVPELRIPEAPSGTVDYMQNSYDSGDVVRQTVAGNPDKFYVLLPSGKQEISAGAAAVLHADKPRSEGIPNATGTITDAQSAPDGQQMALETFPTVVPKPVPFQQADTSCLSWRNINGGQHITVTTNKGSPAKAAPVKLAQFDGTGPNVDYFYMPAGKAGVVRAAFNEPGAESGPIYLVSDQGVVYGVKDGKTAQGLGVTNNPGSIKAGPARILGTLPRGDFLDPAQASFVYDSIPVPPGGVNRPPPQAQQQSGTAGS
- the eccE gene encoding type VII secretion protein EccE — its product is MSVSTQHPAQPNASAPGGARTRIRARRRTIGASLGAMPVANIVVIEVGLAIGLILVWLNELLWPVAAGVAGLALIIALLRRRGRWFTQWFGLVLQYRTRSHTRRSEPPSADVSELAEDINGDGIIGPDENHRVALLRIAVEDLVVARGRDHDRNPVGLAWHDGKWTAVLMVDPTPPLLKPTETALNLPLGVLAPCLEDRGVVLDAIQVIWHCYPGSSSLPADSPALNSYLEMVGPTAAAARRSTWVAVRLDPQRCAKAVGERGGGVVGAHRALIGALSRVRNALSGCGIPTRPLDPDELLQAGISSAELNDSLREQRPVGLTERWNSVTAGSVGHSSYAITGWPNHMSDSINALTGVRALSTSIAMSIAPSGEDGEVGLRGLVRVSARTPSALNASDERLREISNRLNLTLTPLRGMQLAGLTGTLPLGGAA
- a CDS encoding deoxyribodipyrimidine photo-lyase, which codes for MSAPAILWFRRDLRLGDHPALQEAARRGPVIGLFVLDEALLGPSGPARRTFLYRCLRELDEQLGGKLLVLRGEPERVVPELAERTGASSVHVSADTGPYGRRRDERVREALRGREALGADVEWVPTGSPYAVTPGRITKRDGAPYKVFTPFRRAWDEHGRPKPARTSASAADWTLPRRVGAVPIPDDEELGELVLPPAGESAAKKRWREFLKSTVHEYERDRDRPDHAGTSRMSPYLRWGCVHPRTLLADLDGRGGEGVDSYRNELAFREFYADVLWHWPESARRNFDARFDRMRLDTGADAWERFEAWCAGRTGFPVVDAGMRQLLAVGWMHNRIRMVVASFLVKDLHLPWWWGARHFMRHLVDGDLASNQHGWQWAAGTGTDAAPYFRIFNPITQGTRFDPDGAYVREFVPELRGLSAKSTHEPWKLPDGPPNGYPGPIVEHHHERQESLARYGEIKT
- a CDS encoding citrate synthase encodes the protein MPDETAKRTVALRYDGGEHEMQVTQPTEGSPGVDLGKLLSQTGLVTLDPGFVNTASCESNITYIDGDAGVLRYRGYPIEELAAKSNFIEVSYLLIYGELPTQAQYDEFNDRVQRHTLLHEDLKQFFDGFPRDAHPMPVLSSAVSALSTFYQDSLDPFDENQVELSTVRLLAKLPTIAAYAYKKSVGQPFLYPDNSLGLVENFLRMTFGFPAEPYEVDPALTRALDLLFILHADHEQNCSTSTVRMVGSSEANLFASTSAGINALFGPLHGGANSAVLEMLEGIHNNGDDVDSFVNRVKNKEPGVKLMGFGHRVYKNYDPRAAIVKKTADEVLSKLGANDPLLDIAMRLEERALADDYFVERKLYPNVDFYTGLIYKAMGFPTKYFTVLFALGRLPGWIAHWREMLVDPARKISRPRQVYTGAAERSYQPIGER